In Paenibacillus sp. FSL M7-0420, a single genomic region encodes these proteins:
- a CDS encoding holin, whose product MYNDALNNVLAFASVLAVFVMALVQLVKNSVNLPRNVVPAVGLAIGLLVGAAAYPFTDMDLILRLWAGGLAGLSATGLFELAFNKRSGTTREN is encoded by the coding sequence ATGTACAATGATGCACTTAACAATGTACTAGCTTTTGCATCCGTATTGGCGGTATTCGTCATGGCGCTGGTCCAGCTCGTCAAGAACAGCGTTAATCTTCCGCGCAACGTGGTTCCTGCGGTGGGGCTGGCCATCGGCCTGCTGGTAGGAGCGGCTGCCTACCCTTTTACAGACATGGATCTCATTCTTCGTCTATGGGCCGGAGGCCTGGCCGGATTATCGGCAACGGGACTGTTTGAACTGGCGTTCAATAAGCGGAGCGGGACTACCCGAGAGAATTAA
- a CDS encoding YjcZ family sporulation protein, producing MSGGLRTSTATILVLFILLIIILSVF from the coding sequence ATGAGTGGAGGTCTGAGAACGTCAACAGCGACCATACTGGTGTTGTTTATTTTGCTGATTATTATCCTTAGCGTATTTTAG
- a CDS encoding PilZ domain-containing protein → MTEGILLDLSRSGCKVRTSLNLRFTAGDTKLIIHFQLAEEKLQYEGSVRWGWMFGLGQYQYGVRLDLQEDEEEQLLRELELWTSGRSAQGL, encoded by the coding sequence TTGACTGAAGGTATTCTGCTTGACCTTAGCCGCTCCGGCTGTAAGGTCCGCACGTCGCTGAACCTCCGCTTCACCGCAGGGGATACGAAGCTGATTATTCATTTTCAGCTGGCGGAAGAGAAGCTGCAGTATGAAGGCAGTGTCCGCTGGGGCTGGATGTTCGGCCTGGGGCAATACCAGTACGGGGTAAGGCTGGACCTGCAGGAAGACGAGGAAGAACAGCTGCTGCGGGAGCTGGAGCTCTGGACCAGCGGAAGAAGCGCGCAAGGCTTATAG
- a CDS encoding ABC transporter permease produces MRKFNLLVLNEWLKISKKRSNIIPYVILLVLSLAVGYMTRTFAADMYASAADFTADSLQPRGIGQLLAILIIVGTAGIVSREYSQGTIKFLLIRARSRTAILASKYATVLLYTLSMQVVATVGLFLSGAVFFGLSGGEAGISEILTSLLYSTVYCTVYATIGFMLGILTKSTGVTIGATIFATTIDKLVISRDFYKYVLFPNLNLAAYQDGGAPMQGMTLSFSIILLCIYMALFLLAGFAVFRRRDVA; encoded by the coding sequence TTGCGTAAATTTAATCTGCTTGTGCTGAATGAATGGCTCAAAATATCGAAGAAACGCAGCAATATCATTCCTTATGTCATCCTGCTGGTGCTGTCGCTGGCAGTGGGCTATATGACTCGTACATTTGCCGCAGATATGTATGCTTCAGCGGCGGATTTTACAGCGGATTCCCTTCAGCCCAGAGGCATTGGCCAGCTTCTGGCCATCCTGATCATCGTCGGGACGGCGGGAATTGTATCCAGGGAATACAGCCAGGGAACGATCAAATTTCTGCTGATCCGTGCCCGCAGCCGCACGGCGATTCTGGCTTCCAAATATGCAACTGTACTGCTCTATACACTTAGCATGCAGGTAGTTGCGACGGTGGGGCTTTTTCTCTCAGGAGCGGTCTTCTTCGGACTCAGCGGAGGGGAAGCGGGAATCAGTGAGATCCTTACTTCGCTGCTGTATTCAACTGTCTACTGCACCGTCTACGCTACGATCGGGTTCATGCTGGGGATTCTGACGAAATCAACGGGCGTAACGATCGGGGCGACCATCTTCGCCACCACGATTGATAAGCTGGTTATTTCCCGTGATTTCTACAAATATGTGTTGTTCCCTAATCTTAATCTTGCAGCCTATCAGGATGGCGGGGCACCGATGCAGGGAATGACACTGAGCTTCTCCATTATCCTGCTGTGCATCTACATGGCGCTGTTCCTGCTTGCAGGCTTCGCCGTCTTCAGACGCAGGGATGTTGCTTGA
- a CDS encoding glycoside hydrolase family 73 protein encodes MTSSEFISRIASFAVADMKRSRIAASLTIAQAALESGWGTSGLTLKANNLFGIKGSGPAGSLALPTTEYRNGQAVQVTAQFRSYHNWGESIADHSALITGGVSWNPKLYSKAIGVDGKTAAREIAAAGYATDPGYASKLIQIMDSYNLYQYDELKEDEEMSAEDKQKIAALETELRELKELLAGLSVSRDTLKAGVQEQGQAIKGVAERLAVIEGRTVMNVPAWAEPAVQAASAAGLLDTPSGGSYDFYRLLTVLNRAGLLVTSKGV; translated from the coding sequence ATGACAAGCTCCGAATTTATCTCCCGGATCGCATCCTTCGCGGTAGCCGATATGAAGCGCAGCCGTATTGCAGCTTCGCTGACGATTGCCCAGGCGGCGCTGGAATCCGGCTGGGGAACGAGCGGCTTGACGCTGAAGGCTAACAATCTGTTCGGCATCAAGGGCAGCGGGCCTGCGGGCAGCCTCGCGCTTCCGACAACGGAATACAGGAACGGCCAAGCTGTACAGGTGACTGCGCAGTTCCGTTCCTATCATAACTGGGGAGAATCTATAGCGGATCATTCCGCACTGATTACCGGTGGAGTGTCCTGGAACCCCAAGCTGTACAGCAAGGCTATTGGAGTCGACGGCAAAACAGCCGCCCGCGAGATTGCTGCTGCAGGCTACGCAACGGACCCGGGTTATGCGTCCAAGCTGATTCAGATTATGGATTCCTATAACCTGTATCAATATGACGAGCTGAAGGAGGATGAAGAGATGTCGGCTGAAGATAAACAAAAAATTGCGGCGCTGGAAACCGAGCTGCGGGAACTGAAGGAGCTGCTGGCAGGGCTGTCTGTCAGCAGAGATACACTGAAGGCCGGCGTTCAAGAGCAAGGCCAAGCCATTAAAGGCGTCGCGGAACGTCTGGCTGTCATTGAGGGCCGTACAGTAATGAATGTGCCGGCCTGGGCTGAGCCTGCGGTACAGGCAGCGTCTGCCGCCGGTCTGCTGGATACGCCGTCAGGAGGAAGCTATGATTTCTACCGGCTGCTGACCGTATTGAACCGCGCCGGTCTGCTGGTTACAAGCAAAGGGGTGTAG
- the rsmD gene encoding 16S rRNA (guanine(966)-N(2))-methyltransferase RsmD has translation MRVISGSAKGRPLKSVPGNGTRPTTDKVKEALFSMIGPYFEGGTVLDLYAGTGGLGIEALSRGMEAAVFVDMEQKAIDTVRANLKAARLEAQAEVYRNDAGRALGALGKRGRAFDLVFLDPPYRMKHGDELMVTLADKLLLNPDAVIVLEHESGYTYPEDIPGFVRTKQSVYGEVTISIYRYEAAVPEAAANGKEVNDESAN, from the coding sequence GTGAGAGTCATATCGGGAAGTGCAAAAGGCAGGCCGCTTAAAAGTGTTCCAGGCAATGGCACACGGCCTACTACCGATAAAGTAAAGGAAGCGTTATTCAGTATGATCGGGCCTTATTTTGAAGGAGGTACGGTGCTTGATCTGTATGCCGGTACCGGAGGTCTGGGGATCGAAGCCCTGAGCAGAGGGATGGAAGCCGCGGTGTTTGTGGACATGGAGCAGAAGGCGATTGACACGGTGCGTGCAAACCTGAAGGCGGCCCGGCTGGAAGCGCAGGCTGAGGTCTACCGCAATGATGCGGGAAGAGCGCTTGGGGCACTCGGGAAGCGGGGGAGAGCGTTTGATCTTGTTTTTCTGGACCCGCCTTACCGTATGAAGCATGGAGACGAGCTGATGGTTACGCTGGCGGACAAGCTGCTGCTGAACCCTGATGCAGTGATCGTGCTGGAGCATGAATCGGGGTATACCTATCCCGAGGATATACCAGGGTTCGTGAGAACGAAGCAATCCGTCTATGGAGAGGTTACGATCTCTATCTACCGGTATGAAGCTGCTGTTCCAGAAGCTGCCGCAAACGGCAAGGAGGTTAATGATGAGTCTGCAAATTAG
- a CDS encoding YjcZ family sporulation protein: protein MGADCGYGGNVGGVNTCGVSPWTSTGAILVLYILLVIILSACFY from the coding sequence ATGGGTGCAGATTGCGGATACGGTGGCAATGTAGGCGGCGTGAATACTTGTGGAGTAAGTCCTTGGACATCGACAGGCGCGATTCTGGTTCTTTATATCCTGCTCGTTATTATTCTGAGTGCCTGCTTCTACTAG
- a CDS encoding YjcQ family protein, whose translation MEEKEKIYAILKRIEAEQAVNQEVMELEAEAFADIMEELIDSRMVENIKISRSGSGIVTVRTAEIKLTRRGHDFILLKESGRI comes from the coding sequence ATGGAAGAGAAGGAAAAGATATATGCTATCCTCAAGCGGATTGAAGCGGAACAGGCGGTTAATCAGGAGGTAATGGAACTTGAAGCCGAGGCCTTCGCCGATATTATGGAGGAGCTTATCGACAGCCGGATGGTGGAGAATATTAAGATCTCCCGATCAGGCAGCGGGATCGTGACCGTTAGAACTGCTGAAATCAAATTGACCCGGCGTGGTCATGATTTTATTTTATTGAAGGAGTCTGGCAGAATTTGA
- a CDS encoding pentapeptide repeat-containing protein produces the protein MYQYHNETFNEHNFDYAALQDGEINGCTFERCSFRGASMEEMTSTGCRFVDCDFTGALLNASLHTDGAFTNCKFTGANLFVAKFENCKMVGSDFANAYMDGITLSGGDWAYTNLRHLNLSRQDLRGIRFTEADMQGCDLQKADLRGADLSRVQLAQCKLTGADLRDAKLEGIDLKSLDLKGVRLDVEQAVLLARSMGAKVG, from the coding sequence ATGTATCAATACCATAATGAAACCTTTAATGAGCATAATTTTGATTACGCAGCATTGCAGGATGGAGAAATAAACGGCTGCACCTTTGAGCGCTGCTCCTTTCGGGGAGCTTCTATGGAAGAGATGACCTCCACTGGCTGCCGGTTTGTCGATTGCGATTTCACCGGTGCCCTGCTGAATGCTTCGCTGCACACGGATGGCGCGTTCACCAACTGCAAGTTCACCGGAGCCAATCTGTTCGTGGCGAAGTTCGAGAACTGCAAGATGGTCGGATCGGATTTCGCCAATGCCTATATGGACGGTATTACACTGAGCGGAGGGGACTGGGCCTATACGAATCTGCGCCATCTGAATCTCAGCAGGCAGGATCTGCGGGGCATCCGGTTCACCGAGGCAGACATGCAGGGCTGCGATTTGCAAAAGGCGGATCTGCGCGGGGCGGATTTAAGCCGGGTGCAGCTTGCGCAGTGCAAGCTTACAGGGGCCGATCTGCGTGACGCCAAGCTGGAGGGGATTGACCTGAAGAGTCTGGATCTCAAAGGAGTGCGGCTGGATGTGGAGCAGGCTGTGCTACTGGCCCGTTCCATGGGAGCGAAGGTAGGGTAA
- a CDS encoding ABC transporter ATP-binding protein, with product MDDIVDIQNVSKQFGPRQALNQVSFKLGSGTITGLLGSNGSGKSTLMKLIAGLAWPGSGRISVLGVPVGVESKKLVSFMPDVPVTESWMNIGDALRFQQDFYPDFDQAKALRMLDFMNLRTADKVRTLSKGMNERLQLTLALSRRARLYLLDEPIGGVDPVARTKILNALMEFYEEDSSILLSTHLVTDIERIFDEVIFLKEGEVVLHRPVEELRQEHGKSVDELFREVFAEC from the coding sequence GTGGACGATATAGTTGACATTCAGAATGTAAGCAAACAGTTTGGCCCCAGACAGGCGCTGAACCAAGTCTCCTTCAAGCTGGGCAGCGGCACCATCACCGGCCTTCTGGGAAGCAACGGCAGCGGCAAAAGCACGCTCATGAAGCTGATCGCCGGACTCGCCTGGCCCGGATCGGGCCGGATCTCAGTCCTCGGGGTGCCCGTGGGCGTAGAGAGTAAGAAGCTCGTCTCCTTCATGCCGGATGTGCCGGTAACGGAGTCATGGATGAATATCGGGGATGCGCTGAGATTCCAGCAGGATTTCTACCCGGATTTCGATCAGGCCAAGGCGCTGCGGATGCTGGATTTCATGAATCTGCGTACAGCGGATAAGGTGCGGACGTTATCCAAAGGAATGAACGAACGCCTGCAGCTGACATTAGCGCTCTCCCGCCGGGCCAGATTATATCTGCTGGATGAGCCGATTGGAGGCGTTGATCCGGTGGCCAGAACTAAGATTTTGAATGCGCTGATGGAGTTCTATGAAGAGGACAGCAGCATTCTGCTCTCTACCCATCTGGTGACGGATATCGAACGGATCTTTGATGAGGTGATTTTCCTGAAGGAGGGGGAGGTTGTACTGCATCGTCCGGTGGAGGAGCTTAGACAAGAGCATGGGAAGAGTGTAGATGAGCTGTTCAGAGAGGTGTTTGCCGAATGCTGA
- a CDS encoding GntR family transcriptional regulator, protein MVIEFDNNQPIYLQIMNYIKGEIITGKLKPGDKIPSVRELAAELQINPNTVQRTFQELERETIVETRRGMGRYVTGSEETILTIKKEMAQEVLDRFIRGMQELGFQGEDILTAVAENIHQRDQEQGE, encoded by the coding sequence ATGGTGATCGAATTCGATAATAACCAGCCGATTTATCTCCAGATCATGAATTACATCAAGGGAGAGATTATCACCGGCAAGCTGAAGCCTGGAGATAAGATTCCTTCTGTCCGTGAATTGGCCGCTGAACTGCAGATTAACCCGAATACCGTGCAAAGAACATTTCAGGAACTGGAGCGTGAGACCATCGTGGAGACCCGCCGCGGTATGGGCAGATATGTGACCGGAAGCGAAGAGACGATTCTGACCATCAAGAAGGAGATGGCACAGGAGGTGCTGGACCGTTTTATCCGCGGAATGCAGGAGCTTGGCTTCCAGGGCGAAGATATACTAACTGCAGTGGCAGAGAACATTCACCAGCGGGACCAAGAACAGGGGGAGTAA
- a CDS encoding diguanylate cyclase domain-containing protein: protein MSLSLRTLFSTAFAVIIILITAILSYVIGNRSTTSVEVSIGSSLAAEANQMSEKLDQFMWSRSGEIEVLSKLNAFQEPVEQAEAGGLLNQLKKSLPVFTWVGFLDKTGNVVASTDRILQGTNISQRPVFQQALKGTFVGDVHDAVLLSKLLPNPTGEALQFVDVSVPVMDKQGQTSGVLAAHLSWEWSREVEASIVNPLKERLKGVEVFVVSKKDDTILLGPEALTGKRMTAAVLQQARSGNSSYVIEQERGRDSYLTGYAYGDGYMNYPGLGWTVIIRQPADIAFASVHQLEHFILISGLLTAAAFALIGWLLAGWISRPLRDITRTADLLSSGADVEIPASTRFKDMAILSASLQGLVNNLTKTETKLSYMSDMALHDKLTGLPNRAALDEFLAHAVTKAKQKRTTLSFLYMDLDGFKKVNDSFGHAVGDALLQEVAFRLMDCTRDNEIVARLGGDEFVIILNTSAGKPMKEAEVVASRIISKINQPILIKGEELRVGCSVGAAVWTPDGGDTTLTLRLADEALYISKRSGKNRITFEAAS from the coding sequence ATGTCATTAAGTCTTCGTACTTTATTTTCAACAGCATTTGCGGTTATTATCATTCTGATCACGGCTATTCTCAGCTATGTCATCGGCAACCGCTCCACCACTTCTGTGGAAGTCAGTATCGGCAGCTCCCTGGCCGCAGAGGCCAATCAAATGTCCGAGAAGCTTGATCAGTTCATGTGGTCACGTTCCGGTGAAATAGAAGTTTTGAGTAAGCTGAATGCTTTTCAGGAGCCCGTTGAACAAGCAGAGGCCGGCGGATTGCTGAATCAGCTGAAGAAGAGTCTGCCGGTATTCACTTGGGTGGGCTTCCTGGATAAGACAGGGAATGTGGTTGCTTCCACGGATCGGATTCTACAAGGAACGAATATCAGCCAGAGGCCTGTCTTTCAGCAGGCGCTTAAGGGAACCTTCGTCGGGGATGTCCACGATGCGGTGCTGCTCTCTAAGCTGTTGCCTAATCCTACAGGGGAAGCCCTGCAGTTTGTTGATGTGAGTGTGCCGGTCATGGACAAGCAAGGACAGACAAGCGGCGTGCTGGCGGCACATCTTAGCTGGGAGTGGTCACGTGAGGTCGAGGCCTCCATTGTGAATCCGCTCAAGGAACGGCTTAAGGGCGTGGAGGTGTTCGTGGTCAGTAAGAAGGACGACACCATTTTATTGGGACCAGAAGCCCTCACCGGCAAAAGAATGACGGCTGCGGTCCTGCAGCAGGCCCGCAGCGGCAATAGCTCATACGTGATCGAACAGGAGCGGGGCCGTGACTCCTATTTAACGGGATACGCCTATGGCGATGGTTACATGAACTACCCGGGCCTTGGCTGGACGGTCATTATCCGTCAGCCGGCAGACATCGCTTTTGCCTCAGTCCATCAGCTTGAACACTTCATACTGATCAGCGGTCTGCTGACCGCTGCGGCCTTCGCACTAATCGGCTGGCTGCTGGCCGGATGGATCAGCCGACCGTTGAGGGATATCACCCGTACAGCCGACCTGCTCAGCTCCGGTGCCGATGTGGAGATCCCGGCCTCTACCCGGTTCAAGGATATGGCGATTCTGTCGGCCTCCCTGCAGGGCCTGGTGAACAACCTGACCAAGACAGAGACTAAGCTGAGCTATATGTCGGATATGGCGCTGCATGATAAGCTTACCGGCTTGCCCAACCGGGCAGCACTGGATGAGTTTTTGGCCCATGCGGTCACTAAGGCCAAGCAGAAGCGGACGACACTAAGCTTTTTGTATATGGATCTGGACGGCTTCAAAAAAGTGAATGACAGCTTCGGCCATGCGGTTGGAGATGCCTTGCTTCAGGAGGTGGCCTTCCGGCTGATGGATTGTACGCGGGACAATGAGATCGTTGCCCGGCTGGGCGGGGATGAATTCGTGATTATTCTGAATACCTCGGCGGGCAAACCGATGAAGGAAGCGGAGGTGGTGGCTTCACGGATTATCAGCAAGATCAACCAGCCGATTCTGATTAAAGGCGAGGAGCTTCGTGTAGGCTGCAGCGTAGGTGCTGCTGTATGGACTCCGGACGGCGGAGATACCACCCTGACCCTGCGGCTCGCAGACGAAGCATTGTATATCTCCAAGCGGAGCGGGAAGAACCGGATTACCTTCGAGGCGGCATCTTAG
- the coaD gene encoding pantetheine-phosphate adenylyltransferase gives MSLQIRKERVAIYPGTFDPVTLGHMDIIHRAAKQFDRLIVAVLNNLSKNPLFSVEERTELLRQATADIPNVEVDSFRDLLVNYVRQKDAQVIVRGIRTVTDFEYELQNASINHNLDPEAETIFMMTNPRYSYLSSSVVKEIAHFGGKVSDFVTPEVEQAMKLKFSRMDGGSK, from the coding sequence ATGAGTCTGCAAATTAGAAAAGAGCGTGTCGCCATCTATCCCGGAACCTTCGATCCGGTTACGCTGGGGCATATGGACATTATTCACCGGGCCGCCAAGCAGTTCGACAGGCTGATTGTGGCGGTGCTGAACAACCTGAGCAAGAATCCGTTGTTCTCTGTCGAGGAACGGACAGAGCTTCTGCGCCAGGCGACAGCGGATATACCGAATGTTGAGGTGGACAGCTTCCGTGATCTCCTGGTTAACTATGTGAGGCAAAAGGATGCGCAGGTTATTGTCCGGGGAATCCGGACCGTTACGGATTTTGAATACGAGCTGCAGAATGCTTCCATTAATCATAACCTTGACCCTGAAGCGGAAACTATATTTATGATGACCAATCCGAGATACTCCTATCTTAGCTCCAGTGTGGTGAAGGAGATTGCCCACTTCGGCGGGAAGGTCTCGGATTTTGTAACCCCTGAGGTGGAGCAGGCCATGAAGCTGAAGTTCAGCCGGATGGACGGCGGCTCGAAGTAA